The nucleotide sequence TCTTCATGGACGTGCTGGGCCTGGGCGTGCTGATCACCGGCGAATCGGGGCTGGGCAAGAGCGAGCTGGCGCTTGAACTGATTTCGCGCGGGCACGGCCTGGTGGCCGACGACGCGGTAGAGTTTTCGCGCATCGCGCCCGGCATGATCGAAGGGCACTGTCCGCCGCTGCTGCAGAACATGCTCGAAGTGCGCGGCCTGGGCCTGCTCGACATCCGCACCATCTTCGGCGAGACCTCGGTGCGCCGCAAGATGCGCCTGAAGCTCATCGTGCACCTGGTGCGCGCCACCGCCCAGGACAAATTCGAACGCCTGCCGCTGCAGGACATCACCCAGGACATGCTGGGCATGCCGGTGCGCAAAGTCATGCTGCAGGTGGCGGCGGGCCGCAACCTGGCGGTGCTGGTCGAGGCCGCCGTGCGCAACACCATCCTGAAGCTGCGCGGCATCGACACCCTGGGCGAATTCATGGAACGCCAGGCCATGGCGATCCTGCAAAGCAGCAAGTAGGGGCGCCGCCATGGCGGCCCCGGCACCATGGGCGTGACCCGCTACCAGGCGCTGGCCGACGATATCGCGCACGCCATCCGCGAAGGCCTGCTGTGCGAGGGCGACAAGCTGCCATCGGTGCGCGAAACCTGCGCCAGCCGGGGCGTCAGCCCTTCCACCGTATTCCAGGCCTATTACCTGCTTGAAGCGCGCGGGCTGGTGCACGCCCGCCCGCGCTCGGGCTATTACGTGCGGGCGCTGCCCCGCGCCCTGCCGCCCGAGCCCGAGATCTCGCGCCCCGGGGGCGGCTCGACTTCCCTGGCCATCAGCGAGCGCATCTTCGACATTCTCGATTCCGTGCAGGACCGCGCGGTCGCGCCGCTGGGCTCGGCATTCCCGGCCGCCACGCTGTTTCCGCTGGAGCGGCTGGGCCAGGCCATGTCCGCCTACCTGCGCCGCCTCGACCCGCACGACACTGTAGAAGGCCTGTCGCCCGGCAACCCGCGCCTGCGCCGCCAGATCGCGCTGCGCTACCGGGCGGCGGGCGTGCCCGTGGCCGCGGACGACGTGGTAATCACCACCGGGGCGCTCGAAGCGCTGAACCTGTGCCTGCACGTGGCCACCCGGCCCGGCGACGCGGTGGTCGTCGAATCCCCCACCTTCTATGGCGCGCTGCAGGCGCTGGAACAGCGCGGGCTGAAGGCCGTGGAAGTGCCCACCCATCCGCGCCAGGGCATTGCCCTGGACGCCCTGGAAGCGGCCATCGCGCGCCACGCCCCCAAGGCCTGCTGGCTGATGACGCAGTTCCAGAACCCGCTGGGCAGCCTGATGCCCGAGCAGAAAAAGCGCGACCTGGTCGCGCTGCTGGCGCGCCACCAGATTCCGCTGATCGAAGACGATGTGTACGGCGAACTGTATTTCGGCCACGCGCGGCCCCTGCCGGCCAAGGCCTACGACACGCAGGGCCTGGTGCTGCACTGCTCGTCGTTCTCGAAATGCCTGGCGCCGGGGTTCCGCATCGGCTGGGCCATCGCGGGCCGGTACGCACGGGCGGTGCAGCGCCTGAAGCTGGCCACCACGCTGTCGGCCTCGGGGCCGGCCCAGGGCGCGCTGGCGCAGTACCTGGAACGGGGCGGCTACGACCGCCATCTGCGCCGGCTGCGCGGCACGCTGGCCGCCCAGCAGGAACGGATGCTGGATGCCGTGGCGCGCTATTTCCCCTCGGGCACGCGCGTCACGCGTCCGCAGGGCGGGTTCTTCGTGTGGCTGGAAATGCCGCCCGGCGCCGAGGCCCTGGAACTGCACCGCCGTGCCCTGGCGCAGGGCATCAGCGTGGCGCCTGGTCCGATTTTCTCGGCCAGCGGGCAATTCGGCCATGCCCTGCGCCTGAACTACGGGCACCCATGGGACGAACGCATGGAAAACGCCGTGCGCGAACTGGGCCGCCTGGCTGGCCGGCGCCGCGGCCGGGCGGCGGCCGGGCCAGGTTAATTCAGCGTGGATGCATCGCGCACGCGCTTGACCTCGAAAGGCGTGACGCGGCCTGCCTGGTTGCCCCAGCTGGAACGAATATAGGAAACCAGCGCGGCGACGTCGTTGTCGCCCAGCACCGGCGCGAACGGCGGCATGCCATGCGGACGCGGATTGGCTGCCGTGGCCGGCGCGAATCCGCCATCGAGCACCACGCGAATGGCATTCACCGGCAAGGGCGCCGTCACCGTGGGGTTGCCCGCCAGCGCGGGCCAGGCGATGCCGCTGCCCTGCCCCTGGTCCTGGTGGCACACCGCACAGTGCTGCCGGTACAGCTTGCCGCCGATGTCCATCAGCGCAGCCGACGGCCCGGGCGGCTGCGCGCCCCCCGCCGCCGGCGCGGCCGGCAGAGATTTCAGGTAAGTGCCCATGGCCAGCGCATCGGCGTCGTTCAGGTACTGCGAACTGCCCAGCACCACTTCGGCCATCGGCCCGCTGGCGGTGGAATGCCGCGCCATGCCGGTCTGCAGCAGGGTGGCGATGTCTTGCGCGCTCCAGCGGCCCAGCCCCGTGGCGGGGTCGTTGCCCAGGGGCGGCGCGTACCAGTCCAGCCCGGCGATCAGGCCGCCGGCCAGGCCGTCCGCCGCGCGGGTGGCGCCCAGGCTGTTGCGCGGCGCGTGGCAGGCCGCGCAATGGCCCAGCCCCTCGACCAGGTAGCGGCCGCGGTTCCATGGCACTGTTTCGCCGGTATCGGGCTGGTAGACGCCCGGCTGGAAATACAGGGCGCGCCAGAAGGCCAGCAGGCCGCGCTGGTTGTAGGGAAACGCCAGCTCATGCGGACGGCTGGGCTGGCTGACCGGTTCGACCGTGCGCAGATAAGCGAACAGCGCGTCGGCGTCGGCCCGCGACACGCGGGTGTATTCGGTGTACGGGAAAGCCGGATACAGCAGGCTGCCGTCTTTCGACTTGCCGTTGTGCAGCGCCTGCCAGAAATCGTCGGCGTTCCAGGTGCCGATGCCGGTTTGCGGGTCGGGCGTGATGTTCGGGCCGTACAACGTGCCGAACGGCGTGGGAATTGCCGTGCCGCCGGCATAGGCCTTGCCGCCTTGCGCCGTATGGCAGGCCATGCAGTTACCCAGGCGCGCCAGGTAGCGCCCCTGGTCTACCATGCGCGCGGCATCGGCCGGCGCCGCGGCGGTGCCCGCCGAGGTGTCGTCGCGCGTGCCCATCCAGTACAGCGTGGCCGCCACCGCCAGGCAGGCCAGCAGCAGGGTCAGCAGACAATAGGTGATGATGCGCTTCATGCCGGCCCCCTAGCGTTGCGCCTGGCTGCCGCATTCGGCAGGCAAGTTCGTCGAACCGGCCGGATCCGGCGCGTAAGGTTCGACCACGGGGCGCGAAGACAGCCACGCCGACAGGGCGCCGATGTCTTGCGGCGTAAGCTTGTTGGCGATGTCCGCCATGCAATCAGGAGCGGCCGCATGGCGCAGGCCGTTCTTCCAGCCGCCGATCTGCGCGCCGATGTAGTCGCGCGACAGGCCCAGCAGGCCCGGAATGGCCGGGTCCAGGCCGCTGAGCGCGGCGCCATGGCAAGCCACGCAGGCCGGCAGCCCGCGCGCCGGGTCGCCGTGCATGGCCAGCACGCGGCCTTGTTCCAGCATGCCGGCCGACGCGGCCGGCCGCACCGGCGGCGGATACGGCACGTGCTGATCGGCGAAATAAGCGGCAATTTCGCGCAAATAGGCGTCGGGCAGCCCAGCCAGCAGATGCGCCATGGGACGGTACTGGCGCACACCATCGCGGAAATTCAGCAATTGGTGATACAGGTAGCCGGCCGGTTTGCCGGCCAGCCGCGGATAGTAGCCATCGGGCCCCGCCTTGCCCTGTTCGCCATGGCAGGCCGTACAGGCCGCGACCCGCGCCTGCATGGTGCCGGGCCGCAGGGTGGCGGCATCCTGGGCGGCATCCTGGGCGGCGGCCGGCGCGGCCGGCCAGGCCAGCGCCGCGCCAGCCGCCGCCAGCACGGCAAGGTAGCGCGGCACCCGCGACATATAGTAGAAAAGGGGAATTGCTGACATTGCTGCGTATGCGATAAGCGGGGCGAAACCCCCGGGGCGGCACAAGGTTACGCCACCGCGGCAGGGCGGTACAGGATCAGTCGTGCAGTTTACGGCCATATCAGATGACATCGCGCGCGCATTCTGACGGCAAAATCATGCAACAATCAAGACCATGCTAAAAGTTGTCCTCATTACCGGCATCTCCGGCTCCGGCAAGTCGGTGGCGCTGCGCATGCTGGAAGATGCCGGCTACACCTGTATCGACAACCTGCCGGTGCGTTTTCTCAGCGAATTCGTCGCCGGCGCGCGCGACGACGGCCTGGAACGCGTCGCCATCGCCATCGATGTGCGCTCGCCGGGCGAACTGGCCGAACTGCCGGGCGTCATTACCGCCATGCGCGCCATGGGCACCTCGCTGCGCGTGATCTTCCTCGACGCCAATACGCACACCCTGGCCCAGCGCTATTCCGAATCGCGCCGCCGCCACCCGCTTACCGACCGCCTGTCGCGCGGCGGCCAGGCGCCGTCGCTGCTCGACTGCATTGCGCTCGAACGCGACCTGCTCGCCCCGCTGCGCGACCAGGAACACGTCATCGACACTTCCGACCTGACGCCCGGCCAGCTGCGCGCCTGGATCCGCGACCTGGTCCAGGCCGATCGGCCGCCGCTGGTGCTGACCTTCGAATCGTTCGCCTACAAGCGCGGCGTGCCCAGCGACGCCGACCTGGTGTTCGACGTGCGCTGCCTGCCCAATCCCTATTACGACCGCAACCTGCGCCCGCTGACCGGCCGCGACGAGCCTGTGGCCACATGGCTGGCCGGCTTCGAGATCGTCGGCCAGATGATCGACGACATTACCGGCTACTTGCGGCGCTGGCTGCCGCAGTACACGCAAGATACGCGCAACTACCTGACGATCGCCATCGGCTGCACCGGCGGCCAGCACCGCTCGGTGTATGTGGTCGAGCAGCTGGCGCTGCGCTTTTCCGATCACGATCCGCTGCTGGTGCGCCACCGCACGCAATTCCCGGAAGAACCCACATGAACCGCTGCCGCCTGATTCTCGCGCCGGTGCTGGTGGGGCTGGCCGTGCTGGTCACCGGATGCTCGTCGACCGGCACGCGCAAGGCCGGCGGCTATTACCAGGACGACGGCCCGGGAGCCAACCCGCCGTCCGACCTGGACAACATCCCCGATGCCGTGCCCCGGCTCGAACCGCTGGCCAGCGGCGCGAACCGCCCGTATACCGTGTTCGGCAAGCGCTATGTGCCGGTGGCCGACGACGACCATCCCTACAAAGAGCGCGGCATTGCCTCGTGGTATGGCAAGAAGTTCCACGGCCAGCGCACGTCCATCGGCGAGATCTACGACATGTACGCCATGACGGCGGCCCACCCCACCATGCCGCTGCCCAGCTATGCGCGGGTCACCAGCAGCATCAACGGCCGCACGGTCATCGTGCGGGTCAACGACCGCGGGCCGTTCCACAGCAACCGCATCATGGACCTGTCGTATGCCGCGGCGCGCAAACTGGGCATCATCGGGCCCGGCAGCGGCGAAGTCACGGTCGAACGCATCTTGCCCGAAGAAATCCGCGTGGCCCAGTCGCAGGGCAAGGCCGTGTCCGGCACGGCGGGCACGGCCGGCGGCAAGCCCACCGCGCTGGCATCGGCCGATCCGGCCCCGCTGCCGGCCGGCAGCGAACTGACCATGACCGAACTCGCGCCGGCAGCGGCCGCTTCCGCTGCCGCGCCGTCCACGGTGCAAGGCGTGTACCTGCAAGTGGGCGCGTTCAGCCAGCCCGCCAACGCCCAGACCCTGATGCATCGTGTCAATAGCCAGCTGGACGCCGCGGCCGGCACACCATCGGCCGTGGTGCAACAGGCCGGCAGCCTGTACCGGGTACGCATCGGCCCCTACAGTGACCGGGCCGCCGCCCTGGGCGCGGCCCGTCAGGTGGCCGACCGCACCGGCATCCTGCCCAGCCTGGCTACTCCCTGAACCGGGGAGCCAGGTGTCAGGCTCCGCAGGTGCCTGACACCGCTGCAGGCCACAGCCATCCCAGTCGTACGGTGTCTGACACCCTGCGGGAGTCAGACACCTGGGCCGCCACTACCAGGGCAGTTCGGCCTGGCCGTTGTCGATGCGGCGGGTCCGGGCGCTGCGCCCGGCATAGCGGTGCCCCTCATGCGCCAGCAAGGCCTGTTTGCGCGCCAGGCCGCCGCCGAAGCCGGTCAGCGAGGTGTCGCGGCCGATCACGCGATGGCACGGGATGAAAATCGAAATGGGGTTGCGCCCGATAGCCTGGGCCGCCGCCCGCACCGACTTCGGCCTGCCGATGGACAGGGCCAGGTCGCCATAGCTGCAAGTCGTGCCGAAAGGCAGGCCCAGCAAAGCCCGCCACACGGCCTGCTGGAACGCCGTGCCCTGCGGATCGAGCGCCACGTCGAATTCGCGCCGCCGCCCGGCGAACCACTGGGCCAGTTCGTCGCGCGCCTGGCCCAGGACGGCATGGTCGGGCGCCAGCCGCCAGGCCGGCGACGGCGGCGGCAGGTCCCATTGGTCCAGGAACCAGGCGCCGCGCAGCGCGTCGTCGCTGGCGGCCAGCCGCAAGCCGCCCAGCGGCGTGTCGGCGTCCAGGTAGGCCACCGCTTCATTCGCCGCCAGGCGCTTCATGCGGACTCCTTTCTCGCCAGGGCCAGCGCGTACAAGGCGTCGCGCGGCTGTCCGGTGACCTTGGCGGCCACCCGCGCCGCATCGCGCACCGACAGGCTTTCGAGCAGGGCGTCGAGCAGCGCCGCAGTGGCCGGGTCGTCCGGGCCGGCGGCGCTGGCCGCGGCCTCGGCCGCATGCACGATCAGCACGA is from Bordetella petrii and encodes:
- the hprK gene encoding HPr(Ser) kinase/phosphatase; protein product: MLTVQELVDDNADKIPFNWIAGHGAAERNIRDDGMAAADLVGHLNLIHPSRIQVFGQEELAYYSRFDLRRRTHHMDELLIGGVPAILLADGLSPPQDLIDQCEQHQVPLLSTPVAAAQLIDLLRIYLGKKLAPTTTVHGVFMDVLGLGVLITGESGLGKSELALELISRGHGLVADDAVEFSRIAPGMIEGHCPPLLQNMLEVRGLGLLDIRTIFGETSVRRKMRLKLIVHLVRATAQDKFERLPLQDITQDMLGMPVRKVMLQVAAGRNLAVLVEAAVRNTILKLRGIDTLGEFMERQAMAILQSSK
- a CDS encoding PLP-dependent aminotransferase family protein, with translation MGVTRYQALADDIAHAIREGLLCEGDKLPSVRETCASRGVSPSTVFQAYYLLEARGLVHARPRSGYYVRALPRALPPEPEISRPGGGSTSLAISERIFDILDSVQDRAVAPLGSAFPAATLFPLERLGQAMSAYLRRLDPHDTVEGLSPGNPRLRRQIALRYRAAGVPVAADDVVITTGALEALNLCLHVATRPGDAVVVESPTFYGALQALEQRGLKAVEVPTHPRQGIALDALEAAIARHAPKACWLMTQFQNPLGSLMPEQKKRDLVALLARHQIPLIEDDVYGELYFGHARPLPAKAYDTQGLVLHCSSFSKCLAPGFRIGWAIAGRYARAVQRLKLATTLSASGPAQGALAQYLERGGYDRHLRRLRGTLAAQQERMLDAVARYFPSGTRVTRPQGGFFVWLEMPPGAEALELHRRALAQGISVAPGPIFSASGQFGHALRLNYGHPWDERMENAVRELGRLAGRRRGRAAAGPG
- a CDS encoding cytochrome c encodes the protein MKRIITYCLLTLLLACLAVAATLYWMGTRDDTSAGTAAAPADAARMVDQGRYLARLGNCMACHTAQGGKAYAGGTAIPTPFGTLYGPNITPDPQTGIGTWNADDFWQALHNGKSKDGSLLYPAFPYTEYTRVSRADADALFAYLRTVEPVSQPSRPHELAFPYNQRGLLAFWRALYFQPGVYQPDTGETVPWNRGRYLVEGLGHCAACHAPRNSLGATRAADGLAGGLIAGLDWYAPPLGNDPATGLGRWSAQDIATLLQTGMARHSTASGPMAEVVLGSSQYLNDADALAMGTYLKSLPAAPAAGGAQPPGPSAALMDIGGKLYRQHCAVCHQDQGQGSGIAWPALAGNPTVTAPLPVNAIRVVLDGGFAPATAANPRPHGMPPFAPVLGDNDVAALVSYIRSSWGNQAGRVTPFEVKRVRDASTLN
- a CDS encoding c-type cytochrome, whose product is MQARVAACTACHGEQGKAGPDGYYPRLAGKPAGYLYHQLLNFRDGVRQYRPMAHLLAGLPDAYLREIAAYFADQHVPYPPPVRPAASAGMLEQGRVLAMHGDPARGLPACVACHGAALSGLDPAIPGLLGLSRDYIGAQIGGWKNGLRHAAAPDCMADIANKLTPQDIGALSAWLSSRPVVEPYAPDPAGSTNLPAECGSQAQR
- the rapZ gene encoding RNase adapter RapZ, which translates into the protein MLKVVLITGISGSGKSVALRMLEDAGYTCIDNLPVRFLSEFVAGARDDGLERVAIAIDVRSPGELAELPGVITAMRAMGTSLRVIFLDANTHTLAQRYSESRRRHPLTDRLSRGGQAPSLLDCIALERDLLAPLRDQEHVIDTSDLTPGQLRAWIRDLVQADRPPLVLTFESFAYKRGVPSDADLVFDVRCLPNPYYDRNLRPLTGRDEPVATWLAGFEIVGQMIDDITGYLRRWLPQYTQDTRNYLTIAIGCTGGQHRSVYVVEQLALRFSDHDPLLVRHRTQFPEEPT
- a CDS encoding septal ring lytic transglycosylase RlpA family protein, with the translated sequence MNRCRLILAPVLVGLAVLVTGCSSTGTRKAGGYYQDDGPGANPPSDLDNIPDAVPRLEPLASGANRPYTVFGKRYVPVADDDHPYKERGIASWYGKKFHGQRTSIGEIYDMYAMTAAHPTMPLPSYARVTSSINGRTVIVRVNDRGPFHSNRIMDLSYAAARKLGIIGPGSGEVTVERILPEEIRVAQSQGKAVSGTAGTAGGKPTALASADPAPLPAGSELTMTELAPAAAASAAAPSTVQGVYLQVGAFSQPANAQTLMHRVNSQLDAAAGTPSAVVQQAGSLYRVRIGPYSDRAAALGAARQVADRTGILPSLATP
- a CDS encoding methylated-DNA--[protein]-cysteine S-methyltransferase — encoded protein: MKRLAANEAVAYLDADTPLGGLRLAASDDALRGAWFLDQWDLPPPSPAWRLAPDHAVLGQARDELAQWFAGRRREFDVALDPQGTAFQQAVWRALLGLPFGTTCSYGDLALSIGRPKSVRAAAQAIGRNPISIFIPCHRVIGRDTSLTGFGGGLARKQALLAHEGHRYAGRSARTRRIDNGQAELPW